One Paroedura picta isolate Pp20150507F chromosome 16, Ppicta_v3.0, whole genome shotgun sequence genomic region harbors:
- the LOC143825115 gene encoding olfactory receptor 10A4-like isoform X1: protein MKQKENIEENQTRVTEFILVGFSNHPELQAPLFIIFLLVYTITLTGNVLIILITTLDSALQSPMYFFLRNLSSLEICFNLVIVPNMLMNFLTENKTISYSGCATQMYFFFFFGAAECCLLAAMAYDRYVAICNPLRYPEIMNRRACFQLAGASWFSGFPVSTVQTSWIFSLPFCGPNIVNHFFCDSPPVLELACADTHMFEIEALTATVLFIMLPFLLILLTYIRIITAILRMPSAEGRHKAFSTCSSHLVVVTLFYGTATSTYFRPKSTYSPDTKKILSLSYTVITPMLNPIIYSLRNKEVKGALKRTMSRRIFVHQK from the coding sequence atgaaacaaaaagaaaacattgaAGAGAATCAGACCAGGGTCACAGAATTCATTCTTGTTGGATTTTCTAATCATCCTGAACTTCAAGCTCCCCTGTTCATCATCTTCCTTCTGGTGTACACCATCACTCTGACTGGAAATGTCCTCATAATTCTCATCACAACTTTGGACTCAGCCCTTCAGagccccatgtacttcttcctccgGAACTTGTCTTCCTTGGAAATCTGCTTCAATTTGGTCATTGTCCCAAATATGTTGATGAACTTCTTGACAGAGAACAAGACCATCTCCTATTCTGGTTGTGCTACGCAAatgtacttcttcttcttctttggggctGCCGAGTGCTGCCTTCTTGCTGCGATGGCATACGACCGTTATGTTGCCATCTGCAACCCGTTACGCTATCCTGAAATCATGAACCGAAGAGCTtgtttccaactggctggtgctTCGTGGTTCTCAGGTTTCCCCGTGTCTACTGTCCAGACCTCATGGATATTCAGTTTGCCATTTTGTGGACCCAATATAGTCAATCACTTCTTTTGTGACAGTCCTCCAGTTCTGGAACTGGCCTGTGCTGATACCCACATGTTTGAAATTGAAGCTCTCACAGCCACAGTACTCTTCATCATGCTGCCTTTCCTTTTGATTCTGCTCACTTACATTCGCATCATCACTGCCATTCTGAGAATGCCCTCAGCAGAGGGCAGGCACAAAGCCTTCTCGACATGTTCATCTCACCTTGTGGTGGTGACTCTGTTTTATGGCACAGCCACATCGACCTACTTCAGACCCAAATCTACCTATTCTCCAGACACCAAAAagatcctctctctctcctacaCTGTCATCACCCCCATGTTAAATCCCATTATCTACAGCTTGAGAAATAAGGAGGTAAAAGGTGCACTGAAGCGAACAATGAGCAGGAGGATATTTGTGCACCAAAaataa
- the LOC143825115 gene encoding olfactory receptor 10A4-like isoform X2 — protein MEQMLIATNNQTRVTEFILVGFSNHPELQAPLFIIFLLVYTITLTGNVLIILITTLDSALQSPMYFFLRNLSSLEICFNLVIVPNMLMNFLTENKTISYSGCATQMYFFFFFGAAECCLLAAMAYDRYVAICNPLRYPEIMNRRACFQLAGASWFSGFPVSTVQTSWIFSLPFCGPNIVNHFFCDSPPVLELACADTHMFEIEALTATVLFIMLPFLLILLTYIRIITAILRMPSAEGRHKAFSTCSSHLVVVTLFYGTATSTYFRPKSTYSPDTKKILSLSYTVITPMLNPIIYSLRNKEVKGALKRTMSRRIFVHQK, from the exons ATGGAACAAATGCTGATTGCAACAAAT AATCAGACCAGGGTCACAGAATTCATTCTTGTTGGATTTTCTAATCATCCTGAACTTCAAGCTCCCCTGTTCATCATCTTCCTTCTGGTGTACACCATCACTCTGACTGGAAATGTCCTCATAATTCTCATCACAACTTTGGACTCAGCCCTTCAGagccccatgtacttcttcctccgGAACTTGTCTTCCTTGGAAATCTGCTTCAATTTGGTCATTGTCCCAAATATGTTGATGAACTTCTTGACAGAGAACAAGACCATCTCCTATTCTGGTTGTGCTACGCAAatgtacttcttcttcttctttggggctGCCGAGTGCTGCCTTCTTGCTGCGATGGCATACGACCGTTATGTTGCCATCTGCAACCCGTTACGCTATCCTGAAATCATGAACCGAAGAGCTtgtttccaactggctggtgctTCGTGGTTCTCAGGTTTCCCCGTGTCTACTGTCCAGACCTCATGGATATTCAGTTTGCCATTTTGTGGACCCAATATAGTCAATCACTTCTTTTGTGACAGTCCTCCAGTTCTGGAACTGGCCTGTGCTGATACCCACATGTTTGAAATTGAAGCTCTCACAGCCACAGTACTCTTCATCATGCTGCCTTTCCTTTTGATTCTGCTCACTTACATTCGCATCATCACTGCCATTCTGAGAATGCCCTCAGCAGAGGGCAGGCACAAAGCCTTCTCGACATGTTCATCTCACCTTGTGGTGGTGACTCTGTTTTATGGCACAGCCACATCGACCTACTTCAGACCCAAATCTACCTATTCTCCAGACACCAAAAagatcctctctctctcctacaCTGTCATCACCCCCATGTTAAATCCCATTATCTACAGCTTGAGAAATAAGGAGGTAAAAGGTGCACTGAAGCGAACAATGAGCAGGAGGATATTTGTGCACCAAAaataa
- the LOC143825465 gene encoding olfactory receptor 10A7-like — protein MKWRNQTLVKEFILVGFSSMPKGELFLFPLLLVIYLATVSGNVLIILVITVDAALQSPMYFFLRNLAFLEICFTLDTVPQMLINLLAKDKSISFAGCAIQMFCFFYFGCAESFLLAAMSYDRYVAICNPLYYATVMNRTLCYKLLGGVWVIGIPLSLLQVVWIFNLPFCGHNKVNHFFCDSPAVLKLVCTDTYLYEMQAIASTFVILFFFFVLILISYIHIITTILKMPTLVGRRKAFYTCSSHLIVVILFYGSASLVYVRPKSNYSPEVKKMLSLSYTVVTPMLNPIVYALRNYEVRESLKRSLRWKRLSETK, from the coding sequence ATGAAGTGGAGAAACCAAACGTTGGTGAAGGAATTCATCCTTGTTGGATTTTCCAGCATGCCCAAAGGAGAGTTGTTTCTGTTCCCTCTGCTTTTGGTCATTTACCTTGCTACAGTATCAGGGAACGTCCTCATTATTCTTGTCATCACGGTGGATGCTGCCCTCCAGtcacccatgtatttcttcctgaGAAATCTGGCTTTCCTTGAGATCTGCTTCACTTTGGACACCGTCCCTCAAATGCTCATTAACCTACTGGCGAAGGACAAAAGTATCTCCTTTGCTGGCTGTGCCATTCAAATGTTTTGCTTCTTCTACTTTGGATGTGCAGAGAGTTTCCTCTTAGCTGCAATGTCCTATGATCGCTATGTTGCCATCTGCAACCCGCTGTACTATGCCACTGTCATGAATAGGACCCTCTGCTACAAGTTGTTAGGTGGAGTCTGGGTGATTGGAATCCCATTATCTCTGCTACAAGTAGTTTGGATTTTCAATCTTCCTTTCTGTGGGCACAATAAAGTTAATCATTTCTTTTGTGATTCACCAGCAGTGTTGAAGCTAGTCTGTACAGATACCTACTTATATGAAATGCAAGCCATAGCTTCCACGTTTGtgatcctcttcttcttctttgtgctcATCCTGATCTCCTATATCCATATCATAACTACCATCCTCAAGATGCCTACAttagtgggaagaagaaaggcctTCTACACTTGCTCATCTCATCTCATTGTGGTGATTTTGTTCTATGGAAGTGCGAGCCTTGTCTATGTAAGACCCAAATCCAACTATTCACCTGAAGTCAAAAAAATGCTGTCTTTGTCCTACACAGTTGTCACTCCCATGCTAAATCCCATTGTCTACGCTTTGAGGAATTATGAAGTGAGGGAATCCCTGAAAAGATCTCTAAGATGGAAACGCCTCTCAGAAACTAAATAG
- the LOC143825466 gene encoding olfactory receptor 10A7-like, translating to MLTERPRELRNSSIITEFILLGFSELLDLQLLLFVIFFIMYVITLLGNVFIVLVTTTDLALQSPMHFFLRNLALLEICFTLVIVPKMLVNLLAENKAISFLGCATQMYFFFFFGSTECFLLATMAYDHYAAICNPLHYTVIMNRKLCLQLALYSWFSGIPVGTVQTTWLFSFPFCGPNKVNHFFCDGPPVLKLVCGDTYLFEIYANAGTVLIVLSPFVLILVSYGCIITTILRMPSAEGRHKAFSTCSSHLIVVTLFYGTAGLTYCQPKSSYSGNLKKLLSLFYTVFTPMLNPIIYGLRNKEMKGAMRRLLSKKSTIIAVVGHERVGGPCGRGMAAQKCFKYNK from the exons ATGCTTACAGAACGTCCCAGAGAACTGAGGAACAGC AGTATTATCACGGAGTTTATTTTGTTAGGATTTTCTGAACTTCTTGATCTGCAGCTTCTGCTCTTTGTGAtattttttattatgtatgtcATCACGCTGCTGGGAAACGTCTTCATCGTCTTAGTCACAACAACAGATCTAGCTCTTCAAAGCCCCATGCATTTCTTTCTCAGGAATTTGGCCCTTTTAGAGATCTGTTTCACTTTAGTTATTGTCCCGAAAATGTTGGTGAACCTCCTTGCAGAGAACAAAGCCATCTCCTTCCTTGGTTGTGCGACGCAGatgtatttcttctttttctttggaagcACCGAATGTTTTCTCCTGGCCACCATGGCTTATGACCACTATGCAGCCATatgcaaccccctgcactatacagtcATTATGAACAGAAAGCTTTGTCTGCAGTTGGCTCTGTACTCTTGGTTCTCTGGCATTCCAGTGGGGACAGTCCAGACAACATGGCTGTTTAGTTTCCCATTCTGTGGCCCTAATAAGGTAAATCATTTTTTCTGTGATGGCCCACCAGTACTAAAACTGGTATGTGGAGATACATATCTGTTTGAGATCTATGCGAACGCAGGAACGGTTTTAATAGTCCTCTCTCCATTTGTGCTAATTCTGGTCTCCTATGGCTGTATCATCACCACCATTTTGAGGATGCCTTCAGCTGAAGGCAGACACAAGGCCTTCTCTACTTGTTCCTCACATCTGATTGTAGTGACTTTGTTCTACGGCACAGCTGGACTCACATACTGTCAACCCAAATCGAGTTATTCTGGAAACCTCAAGAAGTTGCTGTCTTTATTTTACACCGTCTTCACCCCCATGCTGAATCCCATCATCTATGGCTTGAGGAACAAGGAAATGAAAGGAGCCATGAGGAGACTGTTGAGCAAAAAAAGCACGATAATTGCAGTTGTAGGCCATGAAAGAGTAGGAGGGCCCTGTGGGCGTGGAATGGCGGCacagaaatgtttcaaatacaataagtaa
- the LOC143825557 gene encoding olfactory receptor 10C1-like, whose protein sequence is MENVTSVKTFILLGFSNAPKWRILFFVIFLCIYIATVLGNLLIIIIVIVDSALSTPMYFFLRNLSFLEICYTSVTIPKMLDNILALDKTISLRACAAQMYFFLFFGATECCLLAFMAYDRYVAICNPLRYPVIMRKRVCVQLAALSWTCGSLVAVGHTTFIFTLPFCESNVINHFFCEIQPVLKLVCGDTYWNEVQIIGAAAFVILLPFMLILLSYSHIITTILRMKSAESRQKAFSTCSSHLIVVTLLYGTAIFIYIRPKSTYSLNVDKLLSLFYSVITPILNPIIYSLRNQDVKGALKRTVLKLRPSK, encoded by the coding sequence ATGGAAAATGTCACCTCAGTGAAGACTTTTATTTTACTTGGCTTCTCGAATGCCCCCAAATGGCGAATTCTcttctttgtcatcttcttgtgCATTTACATTGCCACAGTACTTGGCAATCTCCTCattattatcattgttattgTTGACTCGGCCCTCTCCACTCCTATGTACTTTTTCCTCAGAAACTTGTCTTTCTTAGAGATCTGCTACACTTCTGTCACCATTCCCAAGATGCTGGATAACATCCTTGCTCTGGATAAAACCATCTCCTTACGTGCCTGTGCCGCTCAAAtgtatttcttcctcttctttggagCCACGGAGTGCTGCCTCCTAGCCTTCATGGCCTATGATCGCTACGTTGCTATATGCAATCCTCTGCGTTACCCCGTCATCATGAGAAAGAGGGTGTGTGTTCAGCTTGCGGCCCTGTCCTGGACCTGTGGCAGCTTAGTGGCTGTGGGTCACACCACCTTCATTTTCACCCTTCCTTTTTGTGAATCCAATGTCATCAACCACTTCTTCTGTGAAATCCAGCCAGTGTTAAAGTTGGTGTGTGGGGACACTTATTGGAATGAAGTCCAAATCATTGGAGCAGCTGCATTTGTGATCCTGCTGCCCTTCATGCTGATCCTCTTGTCCTATTCTCATATCATCACCACCATCCTAAGGATGAAATCAGCCGAAAGCCGACAGAAGGCTTTCTCCACCTGCTCCTCACACCTCATTGTCGTCACATTATTATATGGCACAGCCATTTTTATATACATACGCCCCAAATCAACTTACTCTCTGAATGTGGACAAACTCCTGTCTCTTTTCTATTCAGTTATTACTCCGATACTAAACCCCATTATCTACAGTCTGAGAAACCAGGACGTTAAAGGGGCTCTCAAGAGAACAGTGTTAAAGTTAAGGCCTTCaaaatga
- the LOC143825115 gene encoding olfactory receptor 10A4-like isoform X3, giving the protein MKAENQTRVTEFILVGFSNHPELQAPLFIIFLLVYTITLTGNVLIILITTLDSALQSPMYFFLRNLSSLEICFNLVIVPNMLMNFLTENKTISYSGCATQMYFFFFFGAAECCLLAAMAYDRYVAICNPLRYPEIMNRRACFQLAGASWFSGFPVSTVQTSWIFSLPFCGPNIVNHFFCDSPPVLELACADTHMFEIEALTATVLFIMLPFLLILLTYIRIITAILRMPSAEGRHKAFSTCSSHLVVVTLFYGTATSTYFRPKSTYSPDTKKILSLSYTVITPMLNPIIYSLRNKEVKGALKRTMSRRIFVHQK; this is encoded by the exons ATGAAAGCAG AGAATCAGACCAGGGTCACAGAATTCATTCTTGTTGGATTTTCTAATCATCCTGAACTTCAAGCTCCCCTGTTCATCATCTTCCTTCTGGTGTACACCATCACTCTGACTGGAAATGTCCTCATAATTCTCATCACAACTTTGGACTCAGCCCTTCAGagccccatgtacttcttcctccgGAACTTGTCTTCCTTGGAAATCTGCTTCAATTTGGTCATTGTCCCAAATATGTTGATGAACTTCTTGACAGAGAACAAGACCATCTCCTATTCTGGTTGTGCTACGCAAatgtacttcttcttcttctttggggctGCCGAGTGCTGCCTTCTTGCTGCGATGGCATACGACCGTTATGTTGCCATCTGCAACCCGTTACGCTATCCTGAAATCATGAACCGAAGAGCTtgtttccaactggctggtgctTCGTGGTTCTCAGGTTTCCCCGTGTCTACTGTCCAGACCTCATGGATATTCAGTTTGCCATTTTGTGGACCCAATATAGTCAATCACTTCTTTTGTGACAGTCCTCCAGTTCTGGAACTGGCCTGTGCTGATACCCACATGTTTGAAATTGAAGCTCTCACAGCCACAGTACTCTTCATCATGCTGCCTTTCCTTTTGATTCTGCTCACTTACATTCGCATCATCACTGCCATTCTGAGAATGCCCTCAGCAGAGGGCAGGCACAAAGCCTTCTCGACATGTTCATCTCACCTTGTGGTGGTGACTCTGTTTTATGGCACAGCCACATCGACCTACTTCAGACCCAAATCTACCTATTCTCCAGACACCAAAAagatcctctctctctcctacaCTGTCATCACCCCCATGTTAAATCCCATTATCTACAGCTTGAGAAATAAGGAGGTAAAAGGTGCACTGAAGCGAACAATGAGCAGGAGGATATTTGTGCACCAAAaataa
- the LOC143825467 gene encoding olfactory receptor 6M1-like, which translates to MLEEWSEEHWDHTTIAMFIILGFPNTRKVEMSLFFVFLIMYLFTLLGNLIIIITVKTDSHLQTPMYFFLGNLSLLDMGYTSSTVPKLLSLLLTDMHTISFPGCILQSYCFFFLGTAECFLLAIMVYDRYVVICYPLRYSTIMKKRVCVLLVIGCWVGGCLSPLVPAIMLINLPFCGLNEINHFFCDIPPLLSLACIDTSLIQKTVFLLCAMVILSTFLSTVISYIYITITILKIPSSQGRHKAFSTCGSHLTVVFLYYWTVIFMYVSPTTRSSFNINKIIAVVYSVVTPMLNPIIYSLRNQEMKQALKKIFLKINFNRKELELTKEFHL; encoded by the coding sequence ATGTTGGAAGAATGGTCTGAAGAACACTGGGACCATACCACAATAGCAATGTTCATTATTCTGGGCTTCCCTAATACCAGGAAAGTAGAAATGTCACTCTTTTTTGTCTTCCTTATTATGTACCTTTTTACATTGTTGGGCAATCTAATCATAATCATTACAGTAAAGACTGACAGCCACCTTCAAACTCCCATGTACTTCTTTTTAGGGAACTTATCTCTGCTGGATATGGGTTATACCTCTTCCACTGTTCCCAAACTGCTGTCCTTATTGCTAACAGATATGCACACCATTAGCTTTCCTGGATGTATTTTGCAGTCCTactgcttcttcttccttgggACAGCTGAATGTTTCCTCCTTGCAATTATGGTTTATGACCGATATGTTGTCATTTGCTATCCTCTCAGATACTCCACAATCATGAAGAAAAGAGTGTGTGTGCTTCTGGTGATTGGTTGCTGGGTAGGGGGCTGCCTATCTCCTTTAGTTCCTGCCATTATGTTGATTAACTTACCCTTTTGTGGACTCAATGAAATAAACCATTTCTTTTGTGACATACCCCCACTCTTAAGCCTGGCCTGTATAGACACATCACTTATCCAAAAAACTGTGTTCCTACTTTGTGCTATGGTGATTCTCAGCACATTCCTGTCCACGGTGATCTCCTACATCTACATCACTATAACCATATTGAAAATACCATCCTCACAGGGACGTCACAAAGCTTTCTCTACCTGTGGCTCTCATCTGACTGTTGTGTTTCTGTACTATTGGACAGTGATCTTCATGTATGTAAGTCCAACCACCCGTTCTTCCTTTAACATCAACAAAATAATTGCTGTGGTCTACAGTGTTGTCACACCAATGCTCAATCCAATAATCTACAGTTTAAGGAACCAAGAAATGAAACAAgccttgaaaaaaatctttctgaaaattaattttaatagaaaaGAACTTGAGTTGACAAAAGAATTCCATCTGTGA
- the LOC143825115 gene encoding olfactory receptor 10A4-like isoform X4 has protein sequence MKPPNQTRVTEFILVGFSNHPELQAPLFIIFLLVYTITLTGNVLIILITTLDSALQSPMYFFLRNLSSLEICFNLVIVPNMLMNFLTENKTISYSGCATQMYFFFFFGAAECCLLAAMAYDRYVAICNPLRYPEIMNRRACFQLAGASWFSGFPVSTVQTSWIFSLPFCGPNIVNHFFCDSPPVLELACADTHMFEIEALTATVLFIMLPFLLILLTYIRIITAILRMPSAEGRHKAFSTCSSHLVVVTLFYGTATSTYFRPKSTYSPDTKKILSLSYTVITPMLNPIIYSLRNKEVKGALKRTMSRRIFVHQK, from the exons atgaaacctcca AATCAGACCAGGGTCACAGAATTCATTCTTGTTGGATTTTCTAATCATCCTGAACTTCAAGCTCCCCTGTTCATCATCTTCCTTCTGGTGTACACCATCACTCTGACTGGAAATGTCCTCATAATTCTCATCACAACTTTGGACTCAGCCCTTCAGagccccatgtacttcttcctccgGAACTTGTCTTCCTTGGAAATCTGCTTCAATTTGGTCATTGTCCCAAATATGTTGATGAACTTCTTGACAGAGAACAAGACCATCTCCTATTCTGGTTGTGCTACGCAAatgtacttcttcttcttctttggggctGCCGAGTGCTGCCTTCTTGCTGCGATGGCATACGACCGTTATGTTGCCATCTGCAACCCGTTACGCTATCCTGAAATCATGAACCGAAGAGCTtgtttccaactggctggtgctTCGTGGTTCTCAGGTTTCCCCGTGTCTACTGTCCAGACCTCATGGATATTCAGTTTGCCATTTTGTGGACCCAATATAGTCAATCACTTCTTTTGTGACAGTCCTCCAGTTCTGGAACTGGCCTGTGCTGATACCCACATGTTTGAAATTGAAGCTCTCACAGCCACAGTACTCTTCATCATGCTGCCTTTCCTTTTGATTCTGCTCACTTACATTCGCATCATCACTGCCATTCTGAGAATGCCCTCAGCAGAGGGCAGGCACAAAGCCTTCTCGACATGTTCATCTCACCTTGTGGTGGTGACTCTGTTTTATGGCACAGCCACATCGACCTACTTCAGACCCAAATCTACCTATTCTCCAGACACCAAAAagatcctctctctctcctacaCTGTCATCACCCCCATGTTAAATCCCATTATCTACAGCTTGAGAAATAAGGAGGTAAAAGGTGCACTGAAGCGAACAATGAGCAGGAGGATATTTGTGCACCAAAaataa